A single region of the Brachypodium distachyon strain Bd21 chromosome 3, Brachypodium_distachyon_v3.0, whole genome shotgun sequence genome encodes:
- the LOC100820912 gene encoding expansin-A23 has translation MAAAAALLVLAALSSPAPVAAGRRRSGWIDAHATFYGDETGAETMQGACGYGDLFQQGYGLDTAALSVALFNAGASCGGCYELHCASSTYCRPKGGPITITATNLCPANYSKPNENWCNPPLHHFDLSKPAFLRLVTDFHVGIIPVKYRRVKCGNKRGGVRFQMTGDSRYWVGVVVFNVAGAGEVKGLAVKGGRDGVWREMKRNWGAVWDGGDVHRLVGQGLSFRVVAGDGRMLELEGVAPGNWAVGQSFEGKGQF, from the exons atggcggccgcggcggcgctcctcgtgctgGCGGCCTtgtcttctccggcgccggtagcagccggccgccgccgcagcggaTGGATCGACGCGCACGCCACGTTCTACGGCGACGAGACCGGGGCCGAAACCATGC AGGGCGCGTGCGGATACGGTGACCTGTTCCAGCAAGGATACGGGCTGGACACGGCGGCGCTAAGCGTGGCCCTCTTCAACGCCGGCGCATCCTGCGGCGGCTGCTACGAGCTCCACTGCGCGTCAAGCACATACTGCAGGCCCAAGGGCGGCCCAATAACAATCACGGCCACGAACCTCTGCCCGgccaactactccaagcccaACGAGAACTGGTGCAACCCGCCATTGCACCACTTCGACCTCTCGAAACCGGCCTTCCTCCGCCTCGTCACCGACTTCCACGTCGGCATCATCCCCGTCAAGTACCGCCGCGTGAAGTGCGGCAACAAGCGCGGCGGGGTCCGGTTCCAGATGACCGGGGACAGCCGGTATTGggtcggcgtcgtcgtcttcaacgtcgccggtgccggagaagTGAAAGGGTTGGCCGTGAAAGGGGGGAGAGATGGGGTTTGGAGGGAGATGAAGAGGAATTGGGGCGCTGTTTGGGATGGTGGCGACGTTCATCGGCTTGTTGGGCAAGGGCTGTCGTTTAGGGTTGTTGCTGGGGATGGGAGGATGCTTGAGCTTGAAGGTGTGGCGCCGGGGAACTGGGCTGTTGGACAGAGCTTCGAAGGCAAGGGACAGTTCTGA